The Leptospira koniambonensis sequence GAACAAATTGCAAATGCAAAATCCAAAAAAGCTCAGGTCAAAAAGAACCTTTCTTATTTTGATAGTTTGAATTTTTCCAAGAAGATCAAGATCCCTACTCTGGTTTCAGTCGGGATGGACGATAAGGTTTCTCATCCTAAGTCCGTCTTTGCATTATTCAATCATTTAGTCTGCGACAAAAGGATGCAAGTATATCCTACGGAAGGTAACGAAGCAGGTATCGCAGGGGACAAACAGAATTTGGCCAATTTGGAATTCTCGAAAGAGATCCTGTTCCCTGAATGAAAGAAATCCGTTTCCATAATTCTCTTAGCGGAAACAAAGAAGTATTTCGTCCGGAGTTTCCAGACAGAGTCAGAGTATATTCCTGCGGACCTACAGTTTATAATTTTGCTCACCTCGGAAATTTACGCGCGTTCTTATTCGTAGATTTGCTTAGACGTGCCTTAGTCGCATTCGGTTATAAACCGGATATGACAATGAACATCACCGATATCGATGATAAGATCATCCGTGAATCCTTGGCACAAGGAAAAGAGATCAGAGAATTTACAGAACCTTGGGTAAAAGCATTCCAAGAAGATTTAGAATCTCTGAATATTCAAAAATTAGAACATTATCCTAGAGCGACTGATTCTATTCCTTCTATGGTGGAGATCATAAAACATCTCCAAAATCAAGGTTTAGTCTATGAAAAAGACGGAAGTTTGTATTATTCCATCTCCAAATTTAAGAATTATGGAAAACTTTCCAAAATTGATGTAAGCGGGATGAAAACCGGTACTCGTTACGATACTGACGAATACGATAAAGACGATGTAAGAGACTTCGTTCTTTGGAAATTCCCGAAACAAGACAACGAACCTTCTTGGGAGACTGAAATAGGTTCCGGAAGACCTGGCTGGCATTTAGAATGTTCGGCAATGGTGCGTGACGTGTATGGTTCCGGAGTGGATATCCATACCGGAGGAGTGGATCTTACCTTCCCCCACCATGAAAATGAAATTGCACAAAGTGAAGGCGCTTATCCAGAAGAATCATTCGTAAAGTATTGGCTGCATTCTGAACATCTACTCGTAAACGGAGAAAAGATGGCCAAGTCCAAGGGAAACTTTTTTACCCTGAGAGATTTGGTAAAAGAAGGAGCGGAACCCAAGAATATCCGATTCCTCCTACTTTCTGCACATTACAGAAGTAAATTAAACTTCACAAAAGAAAGATTAGAAGAAGCTTCACAGTCAGTTTCTAAGATCCAAAACTGTATCAATCGATTATTAGATGAATTATCTAAGTCCGGGAAAACATTCCAAGTACAAGGGAAAGTAGATATAGCTGTATGGGACGAATTTTTAGAAAGTCTTGCAGATGATCTAAACATATCTAAATTTTTGGCTTCTGTTTTTGAATTGGTTAAAGATTCAAATCAATACTTGGATCAAAATTCTTCAGCTGAAAATGAGATCACCAAAAGACTAGAATTATTTTACAAAATAGATTCCATCTTAGGAGTTTTAAGTTTCGAAAGAAAGGTAGAAGTTTTAGATTCTGAGATAGATGAATTAGTAAGACAAAGACAAGAAGCCCGCAAAAACAAAAACTTTGCAGAATCAGACAGACTCAGAGATAAATTGAACGAGTTAGGAATTATAATCGAAGACACAAAAGAAGGTCTTCGCTGGAAAAGAAAATGAGCCGCCAGGAATATATCTACGGAAGAAGAAATATCCGAGAAATTCTGGAACGACATCTCGAAAAAGGTTCCGAACTTTCCTTCCAAGAAATTTGGCTAACTTCTGGAGCCAAAAAAGAATTAGAAGAAATTCTTTCCGAATTAGGAGACAAACTTCTAATCAAAGAAGCGTCCCCGAGTAAGTTAGATAAAATGGCTCCCGGTGTGAATCACCAGGGTGTGCTTGCACTTAGAATACAACTACATTCCGGAGATAAAAAATCATTCGATTCTCACCTGGAAAATTGTAAGGGACCAATCCTGGTTTTGGATCGTATCCAAGATCCTGGTAACCTGGGAAATATTTTAAGAACGGCAGAATGTTTCGGAGTAGAAACAGTTCTTATTCCAGATAGAGATTCCTCAGGTATCACGCCTGCAGTGGAAAAAGTAGCTTCAGGTGCACTCGCCTATTTAAATGTTTTTAAAGTAGGAAACCTCGCACAAATATTAGAAAAATTGCAAAAACGAAATTTTTGGGTCGTTTCTACTTCCGACAAAGGAACAGAAGATTGGTCCAAAATTCCAGCTTGGGAAGAACTCGTGATCCTAATGGGAAATGAAGGAGAAGGTCTGAAAAGGATTCTAATGGAGAAATCGGATTTTACAGTCCGCATCCCACTTCATGGTCATATCTCCTCTTTAAATGTGACAGTCGCCACAGGCATCGTATTAGATCGTTTAAAAAACCGACCGAAGTAAATCTATTCAAACATTTATTTCCTTTCCGTTACGATAGAAAGAAGAGCCTATATCAAATTCTAGCTTGCGGTTTTTCTGGATTGCTCCCAAACTTTAAAGAACATGTAGTTCAAACTGTTAGTTTGTAATGTTGTAGTAATTCCTACATTTACACTTCATGTAATATCTATATAGTATTCAGGTCCTTTAGCATGAAAAGATTTTTATCCTTCAGAACTCTGTTCTTATTTTTTACAATTCTATCTTTTGGGAATTGTGAGTATCTCCAGGACAGAATCACCCCTTCTGACAGTAAATCATTAGGAGACCAGCTTAAGGATTATCTCATCTCTGGTTTCTTTGCAGAACAGAACCACGCTCTGTATAAATTTTCTACTGTGATCCCTAACTTGCAGCCTGAAAATCTTTCTCCTCTATATTTCCAAGACCCTTATTTTCAGAGGGATAACAGACCTAAGATAGTATTCATACATGGTTGGGATTTTGCAGAAAGGCAAACAGATCCTCCTACTGATTTTAATAAAAAAGTAACAAACCTACTTGGGACCTGGAACCAAGGGCTTGCATTTGTTACCGATAATGCAACACCTCCCAGCAACTATACAGGGAGCGTATATGATAATTTTGAAATATATGTTTTTACCTATAGAACTTCCGATTACATCGAAGTAAACGGAAGAAGATTTATAGATTCCTTAAATGCTGCATTTAACTCTTCTGATAAGGTCGTTGTCGTGGCTCACTCGATGGGAGGATTAGTTTCCAGAGCTGCAATCCAACATGCAAATAATACTGAGGACGTGATAGATCATATTGTAAGCTTAGGAACTCCTTATTATGGATCTCCATACTCTTCACCACAATATACCGGAAATTTGAGTTCGATAGGAACAATCATCAAATTTATGACAGATACTCCCGGCGGACAAGGTCTTGCCTATACGAACGGGATCAGTTCCGGAGTGACTGCGATCAACCCTCCCATCACGGATGGGACCGACCAAGCGTTTAACTTCTTTTTAGAAAGTATGATCGCAAATACTTCCAAAGACTCCATTACAACTGTTTACGGCGGTAATATGGGCTCTGGAAATTGCAGCGACACTGACCATGCTGCTACCTATCGAGCGGCTTGTGTTGTAATCACAAATGGAGATCCAATGTTTACTCAATCGGACGGAATTGTTCCTTTAGATTCTGCGCTCTTGAATGGAAGAGCGGGGTTCGATCATACTGTTTCGAATATGGATCATTCTCAAATGTCTTTTAGGAATGAGGGCGGGCAAGCTGGTGGACTGACAGCTGTAAAAACACATTTTGATAATGTGTTCAATGAAGTTTTTTTAATCGTGAGTGGGTTGTAGGAACTCCAACAGATTTGGGGATCGGGGCGGCCCCCGCCCGAATCTTGGGTGGTGGGGAGTGGCTCGTGGGAGAATTGCCTCCCGGCTCTATATCACGAAATTCTCAATTTAGCAAGCTTGATTCGCGCACTAAAATAGCGGAATGTGGATTCCAAATTCCGGTCGCACTCCTATTAGAGTCTGACTTTGATCCCCATTTCTTGCATATTTTCTTTGGTCTCTCTGATAGTAAATTCTCCAAAATGAAAAATGGATGCTGCGAGCACTGCATCTGCTTTTCCTCTTAGGATTGCTTCTACCATATGTTCCGGATTTCCGGCTCCACCACTTGCAATAATAGGAATTTCTAAATTAGAAGAAAATGATTTTAGAAGTTGGATATCGAAACCCTTTTTAGTTCCATCACGATCCATGGATGTGAGCAAAATTTCTCCAGCGCCTCTCTCCTGGGCTTCTTTTCCCCAATCGAGTGCGTCTCGTCCTGTTTCAGTTCTTCCGCCGTGTAGGAACACTTCATATCTTTGTCTGTCTGGATGGAATTTTACATCTACTGCGCATACGATACATTGCGAACCGTAAATTTCTGAGGAGGCACGAAGAAGGTCCGGATTTTGGAAAGCAGCAGTATTAATGGAAACCTTATCTGCTCCTTTTTCTAAAACCGCTTTCACATCATCTAATGTGCGAATTCCTCCACCAACAGTGAAAGGGATAAATATCCTTTCTGCAACTGCTTCTACCAAATGGATTAAAATATCTCGTTTGTCGCTAGAAGCTGTGATGTCTAAGAAGCATAACTCGTCCGCGAGATTTTTTTCGTAAACGACTGCAGACTCAACTGGATCTCCCGCATCCACAAGATTTACGAAATTCACTCCTTTGACTACCCTGCCGTCTTTGATGTCCAGGCAGGGAATAATTCTCGCGGCGAGTTCACTCATTTGATCGTTTCAGGCAACTGAACCTTAGAAGCCCAGTCAGAGATCATTTTAGCAAAACCGAATATTTTATCTTCATGCAGAGCAGGAGCAGTGATCTGTAAACCGATCGGAAGTCCTTTGGAATCAGTCCCGATCGGAACAGACATTGCAGGAACTCCAGCCAAATTTACAGAAGTAGTTAAGATATCTGCCTTATACATTTGGATCGGATCAGAGGTTTTTTCCCCCACTTTGAATGCAGTTGTAGGAGAAGTCGGCTGAAGGATTAGATCCACTTTAGAAAAATAACTTTCGTATTCTTTTTTGATCAGAACACGAGCTTTCTGTGCTCTTCCATAATACGCATCGTAATATCCAGCAGATAAGGAGAATGTTCCGAGTAAGATCCTTCTTTGGACTTCTTTACCAAAACCTTCACTTCTGCTTGTTACATATAGATCTTCCAGTTTACCGCTTGGATCTTTTCTTTGTCCAAAACGGATCCCATCAAATCTAGAAAGATTTGAGGAACATTCTGCAGTAGCGATAATATAATAGATCGGAATAGAATTAGATAGAAGAGAAAAATCCAGGTCCACAAGTTGAGCACCTTTCGATTCTAACTCCGCTAAAAGAGACTCATATGCTTTTGCAATATCAGGTTCAATCTCAGAAGTGATTTTCATCTTCCCTATTCTCAAACCTTTCCAAGGAAGTTCTTTTACCTTAGAAGGATCGAATGCAGGAATATTTTTAGAAGTAGCATCTCTCTGGTCTTTACCAGAGATTACTGAATACACGTCGATAATACCGTCGATATCTTTGGACAATGGACCGATCTGATCCAAGCTAGAGGCATAAGCCACGAGTCCATATCTGGAAACAGTTCCGTAAGTTGGTTTTAGACCATAAATCCCACAAAGAGATGCAGGCTGCCTAACGGACCCTCCAGTATCAGAACCAAGTGCAACAGGCACAAAAGAAGCAGCAACCGCTGCAGCCGATCCTCCTGAGGATCCACCTGGAATTCTCGCAGTATCAAATGGATTTTTAGTTACCTGATAAGCAGAATTCTCTGTAGAAGAACCCATAGCAAACTCATCCATATTCGCTCTTGGAATAAGAACAAAACCTTTTGCTAAAAGTTTTTCAATAGCAGTCGCATGAAATGGAGAACGATAATTTTCTAAAATTTTAGAAGCGCAAGAAGTGATCGTATTCTCAATGCAAATATTATCTTTCACTCCGATTGGAATTCCATCAAATTCGGAGAGAGGTTTGCCTGATTTTCTTCTTTCAGTACTTTCCGCAGCAGCCTTTAAGATACTTTCTTTTTCCCAAGAAAGAAATGCTTTAATTTTAGAATCTTCTGCCTCTATACGAGAGATCAAAGATTGGATTAAATCTGTAGGAGTAAATTCTCCTGAATTTAAACTTTTTTTAATATCAGAATATTTTAATTTCCAAAGTTCTTTCATGTTTCGATCACCTTTGGAACCACGAAGTATCCGTTTTGGAAACTAGGGGCGAAGGATTCTATCTGAGAACGGCTTAAACCTTCTGCCGCTTTATCCGGGCGAACTGAATTTCCTTCGTTCGGATATAAGTCCTCATCAGATACAGAACTCACATTTAACTCAGTGATCGTATCCACATAATTCAATACTTTGTTAAAATCCGTAAGGAAGTTTTGGATATCCTTAGGATCTATTTTGAGCCTAGATAACTCTGCGATTTTTTGAAGGGATTCTTCGTTTAGGTTCACGGCCTTCGTTCTCCTTTTTCCCTTAATAGGCGTTCTTATCCATCACACCCTTTAAAGGTGTAAGAAGGATGATTTTAATATCCAACCAAAGAGACCAGTTTTCTATATAGTAGATATCCGCATCAATTCTATCATCGATAGAAGTGTCTCCTCTAAGACCCTGCACTTGCGCAAGACCAGTAATTCCAGCCTTGACCGCATGCCTTCTCATATAATGTCTATGATCCGTTTTGAATTTTTCGACAAAATGAGGTCTTTCGGGTCTTGGACCCACCACGGACATATCTCCTAAAAGCACATTAAAAAACTGAGGTATTTCGTCAAGGGAGGTCTTACGAAGGATCTTACCAATCGTGGTCACTCTTGGATCATTTTGGACAGTCCACGTGGTCTCTGACTGGGACTTGGTCTGGACAACCATACTTCTAAACTTAAGCATCTTAAAACTTTTATTGTCCAGCCCTACTCTTTCTTGGTGATAGAATACAGGACCTCTAGAAGTTAATTTGATCAGTAGAGCAATGATCAAAAATACCGGTGAAAAAAGAATGATGAAGAAAAGAGAGAATAGAATATCAAAACTTCTTTTGATAACTCGATTATAACCTAAACGTACAGGAATATTTCGGATGGAAATAACGGGAAGACCGTCCATCTCATCCACTCTTCCTTTTGCCTTAATAAACTCTTGGAAGCCAGGGATCACTTTTAAGTCGATACCTTCTGTATCACATGCATCTAAAACTGTTTCCAGACAGTCTCCTTCTGCATTATTCAAAGCATAAACAACCAGATCAGGTTTGATCTCAGACAAAACTTTTTCGATCTTGTCCGTCTTTCCTAAAAGCACCATATCCTTGCGAATTGCCTTTGAACTTCCTGAACTTACATAACCTATGATCTGATATCCATAGATCTGATGTCTTTGCACTGAGTCCGCAAAACGAGCCGCGGTTTCTCTTGTTCCAATCACAAGTACCCTACGTAAATTATATCCCTTGCTTCTCAGATATCTTAGGAATTGGCGGGCGAGAAGATGAAGAAGCCCGATCGAAAAGATATTTGTTCCTGCAAAAACTAAAATGAAAGAACGAGAAAATCTTTCGCTTCCAAAATCTCCTCTAAAGAAGAATAACATGGATAACACGAAGAGTAAATTTAAGAACACTCCTCCAAAAATTGCAAGGAACTCATCTAAGAAAGATAAACCTCTTCTTGGATGATATAGATCTATGAATAAGAAAACGATTACTTGCGAAACGGAAAGTACAGAGCCTAATATAAAATAACTTTCTAGATCAATATAAGATCTATCTATTCCTGTTGGATCTCCTACATAAAAACGAAGTAGGAATGCGAAACCACAACTTCCCAACGAGAAGATCAGGTCCAAGAAGACGAATAATAATTTAAAAGTTTGGCTTCTCTCTTTCAGCATATTATTCCGACTCGACTCCTTCTGTGTAACCTGCTCTAAGAGGACGTTTTCTAAATCTAAATAGACGGATCCTGGAAAGTTGGGAAGAATCTTCCTGGCCTAAACTGAAATCCGTTAAAGATATGGAGAAGAATATAGACTGGTCGTAAAAAGTCACCTGACTTGCACCAGTAGTTCCTCCAGGCACAGATCTAAGATCACTACTTAGACCTAATCTGAAATTCATAGTGTGAAGATTATATTTTAAGACCGCCATTGCACGGTTGACATTCATAGCGGTGTTTTGTCTTGCTTGGGTTCCATTAATCCCAGAACCATTGATAATATCCTGACCTAAATTCGTAGGATTCATATTCATCGAAGTAAATGGAGAAGTTGGATCGGTATTCAAAATATATCTTTGGTAATAATAATTATCCGTTTGGTTTGTGTATCTCCAAGGTTCAGTAACCCTAGAATCTATTTCTGCCTCAATACCAAACTCTCTTGTGATATCTATACTTGCCTTAGCATAGATCCTATAATTGTCCATCATAGAAGCATAATAGATATGATACCAGGTCCCGCCGACTTCCAGCTCACGAATATATCTCAAGAATGGAAGCCTAAAGCCTCCCATCTTGTAAGAAAGAGTGAAGTTATTGGATAAAGGACGATGCAGAGGTGTATGATACACAAAATCGTTATTAAAGAATATTCCTGTGTAAAAACTTCTCTTTCTTTCTAAAAGAGTTCTCTTTCGTTTGCTAAATCCATCTAAGAAGTCAATATAACCTGCAAAACGGAATACTGTATAATACCATCTCTCCTGGCTTGTAGGTTGAGGTTGGTATTCATCTGAAAAAGTCCTGAGATCTCGAATTGTTTTAAGAGAAATTTCAAAATTCTCAAGAGCATAACTTTCCAAAGAAAGTTCCAACTCATGCTGACGATTTTTCATCAGAATTGGATCCTGCAATTCAGGCTTCTCCGCTTCTAATTTACGATAAGTTGTATTAAAAAACAGGACAGGAGCACCAATTCTCAAATTGGTGTTTGTTCTAAAGTATTGATAACTATCCCTTGATAAACTTCTTTCCAAGGAAGTGAAATTCGTATTAACAGTATCTGAACTTCCCGCAGGCAATTGAGCAGATTGTTTTTTAGCACCATAATAAACACTCGGAGCCAAAGACACATAACTTCCAAAATTCATAGAAGTCCTAAACCCAGTCTCACCTTGTAAAAAGTTTTGGGTCCTTAGAACATTATCTTTATAGTCTCCGTTTGGATTATCATAACTTCCATCGGAGGTAGGTATTTTCAATTTCTCTTGGGTAGGAACTCCATAAAATCTCATCAATGTATTTGTTAAATACACATCCCAGTACACTGGGGTTTCGAAATAAGGAAGTCTTGCAATCTCAGAACTATTCTTGATCGTAACGGATGGAAGAACATCCACTGTAGGGAAATAACCAGACTTGGTAAGAGGAGAAAGGTTATAGAAGAGCATATTTCTCTTCATGTTGATATTAACGGAAAGGTCTCCCCTATTCTCCGTATAATCCAATTTCCACTCTAAGTTGTTACGAACATAACCATAACGAACATCTCTGAACGTATATAATGACTGTAAACTATTACTTGGTTGGTATCTATTCCCGTATTCGTATTCGAATAAACGATTTGTAAAATTCTCATATTGAACGGAAAGATTTCGTGTAACATCCTTCTCCGTATTATTCATTTTAGAATTTAAGAATATTCTACCCTTCCACCAAGGATCTCTATCCTCCCCAATATTAGGAATATTGGTCCCCCAATAATTTCCCTTATCCACTTGATTGGTAACTGCACTTGTTCCGAGACCATAATTTGCAAATCTATCTTCAAAACCGGAAGTAATCTGGTAGGCCTTGTGATTTGCAAAACCTATATCTATCAAATAGTTTAGATTAGTACTTTGCCTCCACATTTCCAGTTGGAAGGCTTGTCCTGTCTTTTCGTAGAAGTCCGCTCTGGCTTTGTAACCCATTGGGGTCCAGGACGTACTAGGAATAGTGGACCATTGCAATGAGTTTTGGATAAATAAACCTTGTGTATTGTTCTTACCTGCTTGGGTGGTCCAACCGTTCCCCAGGTTATTATTATAGAAGAATGGAAGCCAAAATACTGTTGTACCTCCTACCTGGAATCGAACATTAGTTCCTACAACTGTTCTATCCTGATAAAGAACTACCTTATCTACTTTGAAAGAATAATGCGGTTTTTCAGCATTACATGTTGTGAAATACCCCATCTCCAACATATAACGTTTATCATCTAATTTTTTGATTTTTTCACCGAAGAAATAAGCAGGTGCAACTGTACCTTTTGTATTATAGACAACACCTTTATCCAATCTATAATCGTAGATGAATTTATCTCCAGTGATCTTAGCTCGGCCATCTTCGAATTTGATCCCGCCTTCTGCGTACACTTCTTGGCGATCTGAATCCACAGAGATAGTTTCTGCTTCTAGAGTTCCGGATCTAAGCTTGATACGAACTCTACCTCTTAGAACCAAAACTCCGCCCTTGGTTTGGTCCACTCTCATGAGCTCACCTTCGGCGGCGTTCTCGATTACCATCGGGAGATCTTTTTTCGCAGTTCCGGCTAACGCGGCGAGATCGGGTTTATTATCTTCCTTCTCCCCTAAAGCAGCTTTTAATCTTTTACGTCTGGTGTAGATGGAACCTTCTCTGGAAAGACCCAGGTTTTCCAACTGCTCATCTACTTCTCTTTCGCTAAGTACTTCGATGGATTTGTTTAAAAGGCGGTTTCTGGTCTTAACAACAGACCTTTGGGTATCGTCTTCAGAGTTCGCATCGGCCCCAGGACCCTTAGGGCCTAGGTCGACCGGTTGCCCCCAAAGCAAGGTAGGCAAAAAAAGTAAAAATAGACAATTTCGGATCCAGGGGCGCATTCCGATCTAAGCCACACTATTGTGTCGGGTCAGCCCTGCATCACTAATTTGTAGAAAGAAAGCACTGAGATCCCAAGAAGTATCCGATACCAGCCGAATCCGGTAAAAGAATGGGTTTGTAGGTATTTTAGGAACCATTTGATCACGAAAAAACAAAGTAAAAAGGATAGAACAAAACCCAAACCCAAGATCGGCAAATTCTCCAAATTTAGCACTGACCTATGTTTGAATAATTTATAAGCACTTGCCAAGAATAAAACTGGAACCGCAACGAAGAAGGAAAACTCAGCAGAACTTCTGGTGTCTTTTCCTAAAAATCTGGCAGTTACGATTGTCGCTCCGGATCTGGAAACTCCAGGAACCAAAGCTAAACATTGGAAGATACCGATCAGGATAGCATCCTTCATTCCGATAGGTTCACTCGTTTTGATCTTTTCTCTTTTTTGGAACCAGAACTCTGAAGCTAAGATCAGAATTCCTCCAATAAGCCAAGCTCCTCCCAAGATCGCCAAGATATCTTCTCTCGCTTTGATCTTATCTAAAAATCCTCTGAATAGAAATCCAGCAGCCAAGATAGGCAAAAATCCAATCGTAACTCTTGTTAAGAAAAGGAATCCTTCCTTGTTTTCTTCTTTGCGGAGAAGGTAACGTACTGCCGATCTTCCCTGCTCTAAAAACTTCTCCCGGTATAGAACGACTACAGAGAGGATCGCTCCACTTTGGATAAATATATCGAATAAGTCGTCGAAGTCAGCTCCCTCTGAAAATGGATAAAAGGAGGAGAATAAGAAAAGGTGTCCTGTGGAGGACACCGGTAAGAATTCCGTAATCGCTTCAATTACGCTACGGAAGATTGCATTTAGATATGAATTCAAATCGCCTAAAAAATTTCTATTTTTACTTAGTTTCTGCTGCAGGAGCAGCTTCAGGCGCTGGCGTCGAAGTCGTTGTCTCCGGTGCTGGAGCCTCTACCTTGTTAACACCAGGGATAGAAAATTCTTTATCCAGATATTTTTCCAGATCAAACTTTTCGTTATGTTTAATAGCGACAGTTTCTTTGATTCTATCTAATACTGATTTATAAATTTCTTCAGATTTTCTTCCCTTGATCT is a genomic window containing:
- the rlmB gene encoding 23S rRNA (guanosine(2251)-2'-O)-methyltransferase RlmB, whose translation is MSRQEYIYGRRNIREILERHLEKGSELSFQEIWLTSGAKKELEEILSELGDKLLIKEASPSKLDKMAPGVNHQGVLALRIQLHSGDKKSFDSHLENCKGPILVLDRIQDPGNLGNILRTAECFGVETVLIPDRDSSGITPAVEKVASGALAYLNVFKVGNLAQILEKLQKRNFWVVSTSDKGTEDWSKIPAWEELVILMGNEGEGLKRILMEKSDFTVRIPLHGHISSLNVTVATGIVLDRLKNRPK
- the gatC gene encoding Asp-tRNA(Asn)/Glu-tRNA(Gln) amidotransferase subunit GatC, coding for MNLNEESLQKIAELSRLKIDPKDIQNFLTDFNKVLNYVDTITELNVSSVSDEDLYPNEGNSVRPDKAAEGLSRSQIESFAPSFQNGYFVVPKVIET
- the cysS gene encoding cysteine--tRNA ligase; amino-acid sequence: MKEIRFHNSLSGNKEVFRPEFPDRVRVYSCGPTVYNFAHLGNLRAFLFVDLLRRALVAFGYKPDMTMNITDIDDKIIRESLAQGKEIREFTEPWVKAFQEDLESLNIQKLEHYPRATDSIPSMVEIIKHLQNQGLVYEKDGSLYYSISKFKNYGKLSKIDVSGMKTGTRYDTDEYDKDDVRDFVLWKFPKQDNEPSWETEIGSGRPGWHLECSAMVRDVYGSGVDIHTGGVDLTFPHHENEIAQSEGAYPEESFVKYWLHSEHLLVNGEKMAKSKGNFFTLRDLVKEGAEPKNIRFLLLSAHYRSKLNFTKERLEEASQSVSKIQNCINRLLDELSKSGKTFQVQGKVDIAVWDEFLESLADDLNISKFLASVFELVKDSNQYLDQNSSAENEITKRLELFYKIDSILGVLSFERKVEVLDSEIDELVRQRQEARKNKNFAESDRLRDKLNELGIIIEDTKEGLRWKRK
- the gatA gene encoding Asp-tRNA(Asn)/Glu-tRNA(Gln) amidotransferase subunit GatA — encoded protein: MKELWKLKYSDIKKSLNSGEFTPTDLIQSLISRIEAEDSKIKAFLSWEKESILKAAAESTERRKSGKPLSEFDGIPIGVKDNICIENTITSCASKILENYRSPFHATAIEKLLAKGFVLIPRANMDEFAMGSSTENSAYQVTKNPFDTARIPGGSSGGSAAAVAASFVPVALGSDTGGSVRQPASLCGIYGLKPTYGTVSRYGLVAYASSLDQIGPLSKDIDGIIDVYSVISGKDQRDATSKNIPAFDPSKVKELPWKGLRIGKMKITSEIEPDIAKAYESLLAELESKGAQLVDLDFSLLSNSIPIYYIIATAECSSNLSRFDGIRFGQRKDPSGKLEDLYVTSRSEGFGKEVQRRILLGTFSLSAGYYDAYYGRAQKARVLIKKEYESYFSKVDLILQPTSPTTAFKVGEKTSDPIQMYKADILTTSVNLAGVPAMSVPIGTDSKGLPIGLQITAPALHEDKIFGFAKMISDWASKVQLPETIK
- a CDS encoding undecaprenyl-phosphate glucose phosphotransferase, with the protein product MLKERSQTFKLLFVFLDLIFSLGSCGFAFLLRFYVGDPTGIDRSYIDLESYFILGSVLSVSQVIVFLFIDLYHPRRGLSFLDEFLAIFGGVFLNLLFVLSMLFFFRGDFGSERFSRSFILVFAGTNIFSIGLLHLLARQFLRYLRSKGYNLRRVLVIGTRETAARFADSVQRHQIYGYQIIGYVSSGSSKAIRKDMVLLGKTDKIEKVLSEIKPDLVVYALNNAEGDCLETVLDACDTEGIDLKVIPGFQEFIKAKGRVDEMDGLPVISIRNIPVRLGYNRVIKRSFDILFSLFFIILFSPVFLIIALLIKLTSRGPVFYHQERVGLDNKSFKMLKFRSMVVQTKSQSETTWTVQNDPRVTTIGKILRKTSLDEIPQFFNVLLGDMSVVGPRPERPHFVEKFKTDHRHYMRRHAVKAGITGLAQVQGLRGDTSIDDRIDADIYYIENWSLWLDIKIILLTPLKGVMDKNAY
- a CDS encoding LPS-assembly protein LptD; translated protein: MRPWIRNCLFLLFLPTLLWGQPVDLGPKGPGADANSEDDTQRSVVKTRNRLLNKSIEVLSEREVDEQLENLGLSREGSIYTRRKRLKAALGEKEDNKPDLAALAGTAKKDLPMVIENAAEGELMRVDQTKGGVLVLRGRVRIKLRSGTLEAETISVDSDRQEVYAEGGIKFEDGRAKITGDKFIYDYRLDKGVVYNTKGTVAPAYFFGEKIKKLDDKRYMLEMGYFTTCNAEKPHYSFKVDKVVLYQDRTVVGTNVRFQVGGTTVFWLPFFYNNNLGNGWTTQAGKNNTQGLFIQNSLQWSTIPSTSWTPMGYKARADFYEKTGQAFQLEMWRQSTNLNYLIDIGFANHKAYQITSGFEDRFANYGLGTSAVTNQVDKGNYWGTNIPNIGEDRDPWWKGRIFLNSKMNNTEKDVTRNLSVQYENFTNRLFEYEYGNRYQPSNSLQSLYTFRDVRYGYVRNNLEWKLDYTENRGDLSVNINMKRNMLFYNLSPLTKSGYFPTVDVLPSVTIKNSSEIARLPYFETPVYWDVYLTNTLMRFYGVPTQEKLKIPTSDGSYDNPNGDYKDNVLRTQNFLQGETGFRTSMNFGSYVSLAPSVYYGAKKQSAQLPAGSSDTVNTNFTSLERSLSRDSYQYFRTNTNLRIGAPVLFFNTTYRKLEAEKPELQDPILMKNRQHELELSLESYALENFEISLKTIRDLRTFSDEYQPQPTSQERWYYTVFRFAGYIDFLDGFSKRKRTLLERKRSFYTGIFFNNDFVYHTPLHRPLSNNFTLSYKMGGFRLPFLRYIRELEVGGTWYHIYYASMMDNYRIYAKASIDITREFGIEAEIDSRVTEPWRYTNQTDNYYYQRYILNTDPTSPFTSMNMNPTNLGQDIINGSGINGTQARQNTAMNVNRAMAVLKYNLHTMNFRLGLSSDLRSVPGGTTGASQVTFYDQSIFFSISLTDFSLGQEDSSQLSRIRLFRFRKRPLRAGYTEGVESE
- a CDS encoding esterase/lipase family protein → MKRFLSFRTLFLFFTILSFGNCEYLQDRITPSDSKSLGDQLKDYLISGFFAEQNHALYKFSTVIPNLQPENLSPLYFQDPYFQRDNRPKIVFIHGWDFAERQTDPPTDFNKKVTNLLGTWNQGLAFVTDNATPPSNYTGSVYDNFEIYVFTYRTSDYIEVNGRRFIDSLNAAFNSSDKVVVVAHSMGGLVSRAAIQHANNTEDVIDHIVSLGTPYYGSPYSSPQYTGNLSSIGTIIKFMTDTPGGQGLAYTNGISSGVTAINPPITDGTDQAFNFFLESMIANTSKDSITTVYGGNMGSGNCSDTDHAATYRAACVVITNGDPMFTQSDGIVPLDSALLNGRAGFDHTVSNMDHSQMSFRNEGGQAGGLTAVKTHFDNVFNEVFLIVSGL
- the hisF gene encoding imidazole glycerol phosphate synthase subunit HisF gives rise to the protein MSELAARIIPCLDIKDGRVVKGVNFVNLVDAGDPVESAVVYEKNLADELCFLDITASSDKRDILIHLVEAVAERIFIPFTVGGGIRTLDDVKAVLEKGADKVSINTAAFQNPDLLRASSEIYGSQCIVCAVDVKFHPDRQRYEVFLHGGRTETGRDALDWGKEAQERGAGEILLTSMDRDGTKKGFDIQLLKSFSSNLEIPIIASGGAGNPEHMVEAILRGKADAVLAASIFHFGEFTIRETKENMQEMGIKVRL